In Schaalia sp. JY-X169, the following are encoded in one genomic region:
- a CDS encoding alpha/beta hydrolase codes for MSEVEIITPRGITLRGTFVDPVDSTDAAVIFSHSFLCDRASSPHFPILAAKYRALGYATLIFDYSGHGESDDDAITSDRRIEDLRAASGWLADQGFTRQLLHAHSSGSISALRARPKAVKALFLSSPVLGPLDFDWEKIFSPSQLEELEKKHETFIFEDTAGSRTHFHVTQKTLIDLSLNTPERLLENLEQPALIVFDRVDIERGFDSEVADFFRFLPDGSRLEIGSDRDFSDEDDLLVMWDLAKKWVKAQVPIVRPRR; via the coding sequence GTGAGCGAGGTCGAGATCATAACGCCCCGAGGGATTACCCTACGGGGTACTTTCGTGGACCCTGTTGATTCCACCGATGCAGCCGTCATCTTCTCTCATTCCTTCCTGTGTGACCGCGCCTCCAGCCCCCACTTCCCGATCTTGGCTGCCAAGTACCGCGCCCTCGGCTATGCAACGCTGATCTTTGATTACTCCGGTCATGGCGAGTCTGACGATGATGCGATCACGTCTGACCGCCGTATTGAGGACCTGCGGGCCGCTTCCGGATGGCTTGCTGACCAGGGTTTCACAAGGCAGCTTCTTCACGCCCACTCCTCGGGCTCCATCTCAGCTCTGCGCGCCCGACCGAAGGCTGTCAAGGCACTGTTCCTGTCCAGCCCCGTCCTGGGTCCGCTTGATTTTGATTGGGAAAAGATCTTCTCTCCCAGCCAGCTTGAGGAACTTGAGAAGAAGCATGAGACCTTCATTTTTGAGGACACGGCGGGAAGTCGCACCCACTTCCATGTCACACAGAAAACCCTGATCGACCTGTCACTCAACACCCCGGAGAGACTTCTGGAGAACCTGGAACAACCCGCCCTGATCGTTTTTGACCGCGTCGATATTGAACGTGGCTTCGATTCAGAGGTGGCGGATTTCTTCCGTTTCCTTCCCGACGGGTCACGACTGGAGATCGGGTCGGACAGGGACTTCAGTGACGAGGACGATTTGCTCGTCATGTGGGACCTGGCCAAAAAGTGGGTGAAGGCGCAGGTGCCCATCGTCAGGCCCAGGCGGTGA
- a CDS encoding phosphoenolpyruvate carboxylase, protein MPDIATTPMPTESTADVEHELSGQLRADVRLLSTLLGKVLRESGSPRLFEDVEALRHATIRAYRDPTRESFEDAARIAESFTVQRADEVARAFTVYFHLVNLAEELQRVRLVQEGRPEIEGDTDTLPKAFAKLSEEIGEDEAHARFQNLRFHPVFTAHPTEARRRAVSSSIRRLSELLAERTVVEADVAAQRRITRRLMEEIDTLWRTSPVRTTKPGPVDEVRSIMSIFDETLYTTIPRIYRYVDDALQGEAAGWKQPVVPPFMRLGTWVGGDRDGNPFVTASVTKKAMAIASDHVLRGLETSAERIARTITLDSEETPASDALVHLWQQMAAADEDGAADASVRAPGEPHKQVLTLVARRISATRARHADLGYADPEELLGELAVVQDSLLLAGANRQAYGSLQGLIWQIETFGFHLAELEVRQHSAVHARTLAALEAGEDLSAETEEVLEVFRAVAQLQRRYGLRSAGRYIVSFTQSADDLAAVYALAEYSGANPVLDVIPLFETFNDLNNAPQILEDALADPRFAARLEQTGGKIEVMLGYSDSSKDVGPLAANLALYEAQQAIAQWAQGHDLELTLFHGRGGALGRGGGPTNTAILAQPPHSVDGRFKLTEQGEVVFARYGDPTIAMRHIDQVAAATLAAAAPSIEARNVEAAQKYAQMAELLSVTSRDRFDSLVQAPGFAPWFATVTPMEEIGRLQLGSRPARRGLSVESLEDLRAIPWVFAWSQARINLAGWFGLGSALEAVGDVEVLQRAYEEWPLLRTVVDNVAMSLAKADARIAAEYLRLGDRDDFTAMILEEMELTRSWLARIVGGEVLLSNRPALQTAVELRSPYVDALSLLQLRALRVLRTQEAPTVDTSDWEHLLLLSVSGVSAGLQNTG, encoded by the coding sequence ATGCCGGATATCGCAACCACACCGATGCCCACGGAATCCACCGCCGACGTCGAACATGAGCTGTCTGGACAACTGCGCGCAGATGTCCGCCTGCTCAGCACCCTCCTTGGCAAAGTCCTGCGGGAAAGCGGCTCACCTCGGTTGTTCGAGGACGTTGAGGCCCTGCGTCACGCCACCATCCGCGCTTACAGGGACCCGACGCGTGAGTCGTTCGAGGACGCCGCGCGCATAGCCGAGTCCTTCACGGTGCAGCGAGCGGACGAGGTCGCCCGGGCCTTCACTGTCTACTTCCACCTGGTCAACCTTGCGGAAGAGCTACAGCGCGTGCGCCTGGTTCAAGAGGGGCGCCCGGAGATTGAGGGCGATACGGACACCCTCCCTAAGGCTTTCGCCAAACTGTCTGAAGAGATCGGTGAGGATGAGGCCCATGCCCGCTTCCAGAACCTGCGTTTCCACCCTGTTTTCACAGCCCACCCAACAGAGGCACGGCGTCGCGCGGTCTCTTCGAGTATTCGCCGCCTCTCTGAACTGCTGGCTGAACGCACGGTAGTTGAGGCCGATGTGGCCGCCCAGCGGCGCATTACCCGCCGCCTCATGGAAGAGATTGACACCCTGTGGCGCACCTCCCCCGTCCGCACCACTAAGCCGGGACCCGTAGATGAGGTTCGCTCGATCATGTCGATCTTTGACGAAACCCTTTACACCACCATTCCCCGCATCTACCGCTATGTTGATGACGCCCTGCAGGGTGAGGCCGCGGGGTGGAAGCAGCCGGTCGTGCCGCCCTTCATGCGTTTGGGAACCTGGGTTGGGGGTGATCGCGACGGCAATCCCTTCGTGACGGCCTCGGTAACCAAGAAGGCGATGGCCATCGCATCGGACCACGTCCTGCGCGGCCTTGAGACTTCGGCCGAGCGCATCGCACGCACCATCACTCTGGATTCTGAGGAAACTCCTGCGTCGGACGCCCTCGTTCACCTTTGGCAACAGATGGCGGCAGCGGACGAGGACGGAGCGGCCGACGCCTCTGTTCGCGCCCCTGGTGAGCCGCACAAGCAGGTGTTGACGCTGGTAGCCCGGCGGATTTCTGCGACACGTGCCCGCCACGCTGACCTGGGATATGCGGACCCGGAAGAGCTGTTGGGTGAGCTGGCAGTGGTTCAAGATTCGTTGCTGCTGGCGGGTGCGAACCGGCAGGCTTACGGCAGCTTGCAGGGGTTGATCTGGCAGATTGAAACCTTTGGTTTCCATTTGGCGGAGCTTGAGGTGCGCCAGCACTCTGCGGTCCATGCCCGCACTCTGGCGGCACTTGAAGCAGGCGAAGACCTCAGCGCCGAAACCGAAGAGGTTCTTGAGGTTTTCCGCGCTGTCGCACAGTTGCAGCGCCGCTATGGGCTGCGCAGCGCTGGGCGCTACATCGTTTCGTTCACGCAGTCGGCGGATGATCTGGCGGCCGTGTACGCCCTCGCCGAATATTCCGGGGCCAACCCGGTCCTTGATGTCATCCCGCTTTTCGAGACCTTCAATGACCTGAACAATGCGCCACAGATTCTTGAGGACGCCCTGGCGGACCCCCGGTTTGCAGCGCGCCTGGAACAGACCGGCGGGAAGATCGAAGTGATGCTGGGGTACTCCGATTCGTCCAAGGACGTCGGGCCCCTGGCAGCGAACCTTGCGCTTTACGAGGCGCAGCAGGCAATTGCGCAGTGGGCGCAGGGCCACGACCTCGAACTAACGCTCTTTCACGGCAGGGGTGGGGCGCTTGGGCGTGGCGGCGGGCCCACCAACACCGCGATCCTTGCCCAGCCGCCACACTCTGTCGACGGACGTTTCAAGTTGACAGAGCAGGGCGAGGTGGTGTTTGCGCGCTACGGAGATCCGACAATTGCGATGCGCCACATCGACCAGGTTGCAGCGGCGACCCTGGCGGCTGCTGCGCCCTCGATCGAGGCCCGCAATGTTGAGGCTGCGCAGAAGTATGCGCAGATGGCGGAGCTACTCAGCGTGACCTCGCGGGACCGCTTCGATTCCCTGGTGCAAGCCCCGGGTTTTGCGCCGTGGTTCGCAACTGTCACGCCGATGGAGGAGATTGGGCGCCTGCAGTTGGGATCGCGCCCCGCGCGGCGTGGGCTGTCCGTGGAGTCGCTAGAGGACCTGCGGGCCATCCCCTGGGTGTTCGCATGGTCGCAGGCCCGCATCAACCTGGCTGGATGGTTTGGGTTGGGGAGCGCCCTCGAAGCAGTCGGTGACGTGGAAGTGCTGCAGCGCGCCTACGAAGAGTGGCCGCTGCTGCGCACAGTTGTCGACAACGTGGCGATGAGCCTGGCGAAAGCTGATGCGCGCATCGCGGCAGAATACCTGCGGCTTGGGGATCGGGATGACTTCACCGCGATGATCCTGGAGGAAATGGAACTAACCCGCTCTTGGCTGGCGCGGATTGTTGGCGGAGAGGTGCTGCTGTCGAACCGTCCAGCCCTGCAAACCGCGGTTGAGCTGCGCAGCCCCTATGTGGATGCGCTCTCTTTGCTGCAGCTGCGGGCGCTACGGGTTCTGCGAACCCAGGAAGCGCCGACGGTCGACACTTCGGATTGGGAGCACCTGTTGCTGCTGTCCGTCTCCGGGGTTTCGGCGGGACTGCAAAATACGGGCTGA
- a CDS encoding SprT-like domain-containing protein translates to MTFAQETLDVWGLTTWTLRWDRAKRRAGACDHARNQIRLSKPLFDVFPEDAQRNVILHEVAHALVGPQHKHDRRWKQAAIMLGAQPRALLPSSLPEPQCSWVGRCQRCGAERRLHSAPRRVTSCARCCKEFDLDLIFAWYHHGHPEIPPGRYAKELTQIRRQRRFS, encoded by the coding sequence ATGACATTTGCCCAGGAAACACTGGATGTCTGGGGTCTGACCACATGGACCCTGCGCTGGGACCGCGCCAAGCGCCGCGCCGGGGCCTGCGACCATGCGCGCAATCAAATCAGACTCTCCAAGCCACTTTTTGACGTGTTTCCCGAGGACGCCCAACGCAACGTCATCCTGCATGAGGTCGCGCACGCCCTCGTCGGCCCACAGCACAAGCACGATAGACGCTGGAAGCAAGCCGCAATCATGCTTGGAGCACAGCCGCGCGCACTGCTGCCCTCCTCGCTTCCGGAGCCCCAGTGTTCCTGGGTGGGGCGCTGCCAGCGGTGCGGTGCAGAACGCAGACTGCATTCCGCCCCGCGCCGGGTCACCTCATGCGCCAGGTGTTGTAAAGAGTTCGACTTGGACTTGATTTTTGCCTGGTACCACCATGGTCACCCGGAGATTCCCCCGGGTCGGTATGCCAAAGAACTGACACAGATTCGACGCCAACGGCGGTTCAGCTAG
- a CDS encoding DUF3418 domain-containing protein, with the protein MSGPRNGRGRPKKPRDYTFGPAQLAARAAALPVVSYPDLPVSARRKDIADAIRDNQVVIVAGETGSGKTTQIPKICLELGRGIAAMIGHTQPRRLAARAVAERIADELGQKVSKEVGDVVGYQVRFTDEVGPTTLIKLMTDGILLAEMGADPLLRRYDTIIVDEAHERSLNIDFILGYLGRLLPQRRDLKVIITSATIDSQRFADHFEKQSGKPVPVIEVSGRAYPVEVRYRPLSADLAAPDTAAPGDEGGPAPDESILSLGTALHPEPDPGEFATYGYGLGDDLDLEAALTHAVDELLGESRGDILVFLPGERDIIEATTALKEHLGNRYVADERDPHRPDGVEVLPLFARLSAADQHRIYAPHSLQRVILATNIAETSLTVPGIRYVIDAGLARISRFSNKTKVQRLPIEPVSQASAAQRAGRAGRTSDGIAIRLYSERDFASRPHYTEPEILRTSLASVILQMSALGLGEVKDFPFLDAPNPRAVRDGIQLLTEIGALDNDGKITAMGRRLATLPIDPRLGRMLVEADRNGCASDVLVIVAALSIQDPRERPPEFQEAADQSHRRYVDPTSDFITYLNMWRYLGVQSRDLSGSAFRRMCKREFFHYLRYREWRDIVGQLRQMCRQVGIHVEPLGLPSTTFINSLREDANPVVSAVLEFGRGSKTADADEIHRSILSGLLSNIGMWDEPKREYAGTRGSRFTIWPGSALKKRRPEWIMAAELVETSRLFARTVAGVKPEWIEKYAGDLAKHIYSEPVWSRARGSAQISEKVTLYGLTLVAGRMIPLTRLRNTVLGRERGGTAAESLERLTEASSSLTAHDLAREMFIANALVDGDWREQHLAFVKHNQGVMEEAERLAQRMRDPSLVPDESVRYKFFAARIPQTITSAAGFSKWWKNRRTEEPTLLNYRLEDLLPSGALLDPNAFPNVWRSGDLELDIRYAFTPGSNEDGVTIVIPLSVLPRVKDEGFDWLVPGLLEELCVAMIRGLPKQKRRFLAPATQTGKEIATALQKVRDGQDTSLSGATDTDPGSGASEADDLPEEANPYSLEASLDRLRSWGARSGNVSQGAASAQQRAAQSASSAAPAQSARSAAPESAPSAESTPRRARTVPNFQASFIRAVRDRSGIDLSRDDVKEAADKLPAHLRIGFNVLDDRGAVIGASDSLPSLQQRFSKKAGAALATAVQEALQTARERTSSKQRAQKRSQPTQTTRAITQAGLGARGLQLGSELTSEDVAGLPTDALPRVLEAEDADGLLVRGYPALVVKSAPVVPSGRAPGTGTTATPLAIRILPTKDEAIHEHNAGLTALMLAKLRLDTGRITSRWTGRQALLLAGSPYPDTPSLVEDAQRAAVRSLLSRAPTRPEDVRDEAAQEALQAWMRDRFEDEVHAILLRVTKEVEAYATFQEACQNHSQDTYKYVRREATRHAKSLFNAGYLGNQDLAVAPHVARYLLADAERVNRASRGPGELQRDRTNAAELAGVEAAIAAARQRMEARPYSLKHDRELAEIGLLAEELRVSLFAQNLGTSARVSSQRLLRRLETLEQQ; encoded by the coding sequence GTGAGTGGGCCGCGGAACGGACGAGGCCGCCCGAAGAAGCCTCGCGATTACACGTTTGGTCCGGCCCAGTTGGCAGCACGCGCCGCTGCCCTGCCGGTCGTCAGCTATCCTGACCTGCCGGTCAGCGCGCGCCGCAAGGACATTGCAGACGCGATTCGTGACAACCAAGTAGTGATTGTTGCCGGTGAAACCGGGTCGGGTAAGACCACACAGATTCCCAAGATCTGCTTGGAGTTGGGCCGCGGTATCGCAGCCATGATTGGTCACACCCAACCGCGTCGCCTCGCTGCCCGCGCGGTGGCGGAACGCATCGCCGATGAGTTGGGCCAGAAGGTCAGTAAAGAGGTTGGCGACGTTGTTGGCTACCAGGTGCGGTTCACCGACGAGGTCGGACCAACCACCCTGATCAAACTAATGACCGACGGCATCCTGCTGGCTGAAATGGGGGCCGATCCCCTTCTGCGCCGCTATGACACGATCATTGTGGATGAGGCTCACGAGAGAAGCCTCAACATTGACTTCATCCTGGGCTACCTGGGCCGACTGCTCCCCCAGCGCCGCGACCTCAAGGTCATCATCACGTCGGCGACCATTGATTCCCAGCGCTTTGCCGACCACTTTGAGAAGCAGAGTGGGAAGCCTGTCCCTGTCATCGAGGTCTCCGGTCGTGCTTACCCCGTCGAGGTCCGCTACCGTCCACTGTCCGCTGACCTTGCCGCGCCCGACACTGCCGCACCAGGGGACGAGGGCGGCCCGGCTCCGGATGAGTCCATCCTTTCCCTTGGCACCGCCCTGCACCCCGAACCAGACCCCGGGGAGTTCGCTACCTACGGCTACGGCCTCGGCGACGACCTAGACCTGGAGGCCGCCCTCACCCACGCCGTTGACGAACTGCTTGGTGAGAGCCGCGGCGACATCCTGGTGTTCCTTCCCGGCGAACGCGACATTATTGAGGCCACCACGGCCCTCAAGGAACACTTGGGCAACCGCTATGTAGCTGATGAGCGCGACCCGCACCGTCCCGACGGCGTCGAAGTCCTCCCGCTGTTTGCGCGCCTCAGCGCTGCTGACCAGCACCGCATTTACGCCCCTCATTCTCTGCAGCGCGTCATACTGGCAACCAACATTGCGGAAACATCACTGACCGTCCCGGGGATCCGTTACGTCATTGATGCGGGGCTTGCCCGCATTAGTCGCTTCTCAAACAAGACGAAGGTGCAGCGCCTTCCCATCGAACCTGTCTCGCAGGCCTCCGCGGCCCAACGGGCGGGACGTGCCGGCCGCACCAGTGATGGCATTGCGATTCGCCTCTATTCCGAACGCGACTTCGCATCCCGCCCCCACTACACGGAGCCGGAGATCCTGCGTACTTCCCTGGCTTCAGTCATCTTGCAGATGAGTGCCCTGGGCCTTGGTGAAGTCAAAGACTTCCCGTTCCTCGACGCACCCAATCCACGGGCGGTTCGCGACGGAATCCAGCTTCTCACCGAGATTGGCGCCCTCGACAACGACGGCAAAATCACCGCGATGGGCCGCCGCCTGGCCACTCTTCCCATCGATCCACGCCTGGGCCGCATGTTGGTCGAGGCCGACAGGAATGGGTGTGCGTCAGACGTCCTCGTCATTGTTGCAGCACTATCGATTCAGGATCCCCGGGAACGACCGCCCGAGTTTCAGGAGGCCGCCGACCAGTCGCATCGTCGCTACGTCGACCCCACCTCAGACTTCATCACCTACCTCAACATGTGGCGTTACCTGGGCGTTCAGTCACGTGACTTGTCGGGCAGCGCCTTCCGCAGAATGTGCAAGCGGGAGTTTTTCCACTACCTGCGTTACCGCGAATGGCGTGACATCGTTGGACAACTGCGGCAAATGTGCCGTCAGGTGGGGATTCACGTTGAACCCTTGGGCCTGCCGTCGACGACCTTCATCAACTCGCTGCGCGAGGACGCGAACCCCGTTGTTAGCGCCGTCCTTGAGTTCGGGCGCGGCAGTAAGACCGCTGATGCGGATGAGATTCACCGCTCAATCCTCTCCGGACTGCTTTCCAACATTGGCATGTGGGACGAACCGAAACGGGAGTACGCGGGGACACGTGGATCTCGTTTCACCATTTGGCCGGGGTCTGCCCTGAAAAAACGCCGTCCCGAGTGGATTATGGCCGCCGAACTGGTGGAAACGTCCCGCCTGTTTGCCCGCACTGTCGCCGGCGTGAAGCCGGAGTGGATTGAGAAGTACGCGGGCGACCTGGCCAAACACATCTACTCAGAGCCGGTGTGGTCGAGGGCGCGCGGTAGTGCGCAGATTTCCGAAAAAGTCACCCTCTATGGTCTGACCCTGGTGGCCGGACGCATGATCCCACTGACTCGGCTTCGCAACACCGTCCTCGGCCGCGAACGGGGTGGAACTGCCGCGGAATCCCTGGAGCGGCTCACCGAGGCGTCCTCGTCCCTGACTGCCCACGACCTTGCCCGTGAAATGTTCATCGCCAATGCCCTGGTGGATGGGGATTGGCGTGAGCAGCACCTGGCGTTTGTGAAACATAACCAGGGGGTCATGGAAGAGGCTGAGCGCCTGGCACAGCGCATGCGTGACCCTTCACTGGTGCCGGATGAATCGGTGCGCTACAAGTTTTTTGCCGCACGGATCCCACAGACAATCACGTCGGCAGCGGGCTTTTCGAAGTGGTGGAAGAACCGCCGCACCGAGGAGCCAACCCTTCTCAACTACCGTCTTGAAGACCTGCTGCCCTCCGGCGCGCTCCTGGACCCGAACGCGTTCCCGAACGTGTGGCGTTCTGGCGACTTGGAGTTGGATATTCGCTATGCCTTCACCCCGGGTTCGAACGAGGACGGAGTAACCATTGTCATTCCCCTCTCCGTGCTTCCGCGCGTCAAGGATGAGGGGTTTGACTGGCTGGTTCCCGGCCTCCTTGAGGAACTCTGTGTGGCGATGATTCGCGGGCTCCCCAAGCAGAAGCGGCGCTTTCTGGCGCCCGCGACCCAGACCGGGAAAGAGATTGCCACTGCCCTGCAGAAAGTGCGGGATGGGCAGGACACTTCGCTGAGCGGCGCGACTGACACTGACCCGGGAAGTGGGGCTTCCGAGGCCGACGACCTGCCCGAAGAGGCCAACCCGTACTCTTTGGAGGCGTCCCTGGACCGCCTGCGGTCTTGGGGGGCAAGGAGTGGGAACGTCTCACAGGGCGCGGCGTCTGCCCAGCAGCGGGCGGCGCAGTCCGCTAGTTCCGCCGCGCCCGCGCAGTCCGCTAGGTCCGCCGCACCCGAGTCGGCGCCGTCCGCTGAATCCACGCCGCGCCGGGCGCGTACCGTGCCCAACTTCCAGGCCTCTTTCATCCGCGCCGTACGGGATCGCAGCGGCATTGACCTGAGCCGTGACGACGTCAAAGAGGCCGCAGACAAACTACCCGCTCACCTGCGGATTGGCTTCAACGTCCTCGACGACCGGGGCGCAGTGATCGGCGCGTCCGATTCCCTACCTTCCCTGCAGCAGCGCTTCTCAAAGAAGGCGGGGGCCGCCCTTGCGACAGCCGTACAAGAGGCGCTGCAGACCGCTCGTGAGAGGACCTCGTCCAAGCAACGAGCACAAAAGCGATCCCAGCCCACCCAAACGACGCGGGCGATCACGCAAGCTGGACTCGGCGCAAGGGGACTGCAACTCGGGAGTGAGCTCACATCCGAGGACGTCGCCGGTCTTCCAACCGACGCCCTCCCCCGAGTCCTTGAGGCCGAAGATGCTGACGGACTACTGGTACGCGGCTACCCTGCCCTGGTCGTGAAGTCGGCTCCGGTCGTGCCGTCCGGCCGCGCCCCCGGAACCGGCACCACTGCGACTCCACTGGCCATTCGGATTCTTCCCACCAAGGATGAGGCCATTCATGAACACAATGCGGGCCTGACCGCCCTGATGCTGGCGAAACTGCGCCTCGATACCGGGCGCATCACTAGTCGGTGGACTGGCAGGCAGGCGCTGTTGCTAGCCGGATCGCCCTACCCGGATACGCCCTCGTTGGTAGAGGACGCGCAGAGGGCGGCGGTTCGTTCACTGCTCAGCCGCGCCCCAACACGTCCCGAGGACGTGCGGGACGAAGCGGCCCAAGAGGCGCTGCAGGCGTGGATGCGGGACCGGTTTGAAGATGAGGTTCACGCCATCCTTCTGCGCGTGACAAAAGAGGTTGAAGCCTACGCTACCTTCCAGGAAGCCTGCCAAAACCACAGCCAAGACACGTACAAGTACGTCCGCCGCGAGGCGACGCGCCACGCCAAGTCCCTCTTCAACGCCGGGTACTTAGGGAACCAGGACCTTGCCGTTGCACCGCACGTGGCCCGGTACTTACTGGCCGATGCGGAACGTGTCAATCGCGCTTCCCGCGGCCCTGGCGAACTGCAACGCGACAGGACGAATGCCGCCGAACTTGCCGGAGTTGAAGCGGCTATCGCCGCCGCCCGGCAGCGCATGGAAGCCCGCCCCTACTCGCTGAAGCACGATCGCGAACTGGCTGAAATTGGGCTGCTCGCCGAGGAACTTCGTGTCTCTCTGTTCGCTCAAAACCTGGGCACTTCGGCTAGGGTTTCTTCCCAACGCCTACTTCGCCGACTGGAGACTCTGGAACAACAGTGA
- a CDS encoding YtxH domain-containing protein, which translates to MGTKFTLAAGLTVGVLLGSKLGPKPYETFASGMRWLRNTRVVSRPIEAAADHASGLVRSKGEELTDRAASSVYRTIVGAGQEPLIVEARVTTAEIPSTTD; encoded by the coding sequence ATGGGCACGAAGTTCACGCTTGCGGCGGGACTGACAGTGGGAGTTCTACTCGGTTCCAAACTGGGCCCGAAACCGTATGAGACATTTGCTTCGGGGATGCGCTGGCTGCGCAACACGCGGGTGGTGTCCCGTCCCATTGAAGCGGCTGCAGATCACGCGTCTGGGCTGGTGCGCTCCAAGGGTGAAGAACTGACGGACCGCGCGGCTTCATCCGTGTACCGCACGATTGTGGGGGCCGGGCAGGAACCGCTCATAGTCGAAGCGCGTGTCACCACCGCTGAGATTCCGTCGACAACCGACTAG
- a CDS encoding VIT1/CCC1 family protein — protein MADVVDAITTPLEPRPRPTRQQIKRWRRHLAEERIEAQTYRNLAAREEGEVREFMLELADAEKRHEKHWLTLLGEHAEPAPRPRLYSRMLAGLAGRFGSVFTLALVQRSEQRSDYETDADATEQMVADERIHGEVVRTIATASRNKIAGNFRAAIFGANDGLVSNLALILGVAGAGMGNGWVLTTGIAGLLAGSLSMAAGEWISVSSARELIQASTPEPLNPRSVKQLDVQENELVLLFRARGETSEEAHAHARAIFESVGPPGEDTGTVALELIAPQGVAAKDDSAENLGRPFQVALASFFFFAVGAVIPLVPYVFGMSGYAAILVSLAIVGVALLMTGGLVGIMSGRAPWLGALRQLAIGLTAAGITFALGNLFGTVA, from the coding sequence ATGGCTGATGTTGTGGATGCCATAACCACACCGCTGGAGCCACGCCCTCGGCCAACACGCCAACAGATAAAGAGGTGGCGGCGTCACCTGGCCGAAGAGCGCATTGAAGCGCAAACCTACCGCAACCTGGCGGCGCGCGAAGAGGGCGAAGTTCGTGAGTTCATGCTTGAGCTGGCGGATGCGGAGAAGCGTCACGAGAAGCACTGGTTGACGCTCTTGGGTGAGCATGCCGAGCCGGCGCCTCGACCCAGACTCTACTCGCGGATGCTCGCAGGGCTGGCGGGCCGGTTTGGGTCGGTCTTCACGCTCGCCCTCGTCCAAAGGTCTGAACAGAGGTCGGACTATGAGACGGATGCGGATGCGACCGAGCAGATGGTTGCTGATGAACGCATCCACGGGGAAGTCGTTCGCACAATCGCCACCGCGTCCCGCAACAAGATTGCGGGCAACTTCAGGGCTGCGATCTTTGGGGCAAACGACGGGTTGGTTTCCAACCTGGCGCTGATCCTTGGCGTTGCCGGTGCAGGTATGGGCAACGGTTGGGTGCTCACCACAGGTATTGCGGGTCTCTTGGCCGGGTCTTTGTCGATGGCGGCTGGAGAGTGGATCAGTGTTTCCAGTGCGCGGGAACTTATTCAGGCCTCAACGCCCGAACCGCTCAACCCGCGGTCGGTAAAGCAGTTGGACGTGCAAGAAAATGAGCTGGTGCTACTGTTCCGGGCCCGAGGGGAAACCTCCGAAGAGGCACACGCACATGCGCGAGCGATCTTCGAGTCCGTGGGACCTCCGGGGGAGGACACGGGGACGGTCGCCCTCGAACTAATTGCGCCGCAAGGCGTGGCTGCCAAAGACGATTCTGCCGAGAACCTGGGCCGTCCATTCCAAGTGGCTTTGGCATCATTCTTCTTCTTTGCCGTCGGTGCGGTGATCCCTTTGGTGCCGTATGTCTTTGGAATGTCGGGGTATGCGGCCATTCTTGTTTCTCTGGCGATTGTGGGAGTTGCGCTACTCATGACAGGTGGCCTGGTGGGAATCATGTCCGGACGGGCGCCGTGGCTTGGTGCACTGCGGCAGTTGGCAATCGGCCTGACCGCTGCGGGTATCACGTTCGCGCTGGGTAACCTGTTCGGAACGGTTGCGTAG
- a CDS encoding trimeric intracellular cation channel family protein, with amino-acid sequence MDLAEIYGIEVNDIFRFIDLTGVLLNGILGGKLARTKHFDAVGFVILAIMSAMGGGIVRDVMLQHGPPVALTDPLYISTALVGAGIAFFWKLSSRFWRIALIIADGTVLGCWAATGAMKTLALGFGIMPALLLGITTAVGGGMIRDVTAGNVPMVFGGNNLYATPALVSAAIMVLLYSLGSPTWGMILATVVGSSFTVVAHWRKWQLPVHSDWSLAETPAQLKARLAQRARENPQSGTPRED; translated from the coding sequence ATGGACCTGGCTGAAATCTACGGCATTGAGGTCAATGACATTTTCCGTTTCATCGACCTGACCGGTGTGCTGCTGAACGGAATCCTCGGTGGGAAGCTAGCGCGAACCAAGCACTTTGATGCGGTTGGGTTCGTTATCTTGGCCATCATGTCCGCTATGGGAGGCGGCATTGTGCGCGACGTGATGCTGCAGCACGGGCCACCCGTGGCTCTGACAGACCCGCTGTATATTTCCACGGCACTGGTGGGTGCGGGGATCGCCTTCTTCTGGAAGTTGAGTTCCAGGTTCTGGAGGATCGCACTCATCATCGCGGACGGCACCGTCCTCGGATGCTGGGCGGCGACGGGCGCGATGAAGACGCTTGCGCTTGGGTTTGGGATCATGCCAGCGTTGCTCCTTGGGATCACGACCGCTGTCGGCGGGGGAATGATTCGTGACGTTACGGCGGGAAACGTGCCCATGGTTTTCGGGGGGAATAACCTTTACGCGACCCCGGCGCTGGTGTCAGCGGCAATCATGGTGCTGCTGTACAGCCTGGGGAGCCCCACCTGGGGGATGATTCTGGCGACCGTTGTCGGGTCGTCGTTCACGGTTGTGGCGCACTGGCGCAAATGGCAGTTGCCGGTGCATTCTGATTGGTCGCTCGCTGAGACCCCCGCGCAGCTCAAGGCGCGTTTGGCGCAGCGGGCTCGGGAGAACCCGCAGTCGGGGACGCCCAGGGAGGACTAG